A region of Candidatus Binatia bacterium DNA encodes the following proteins:
- the yhbH gene encoding sporulation protein YhbH, translating to MPGAIFRPFRHSEAERSDRSAGDRLRHREKVRESIRDNIADIVAEESIIGKSRDKIIKVPIRGVREYRFVYGDNAPGVGQGEGETQPGQVIGKGQKEGPGGDKAGDRPGQDYYETDITLEELIDIMFEDLELPDLERRALRQIPAERTAKRKGYRQVGIRVRLDKRRTARERVKRLLATKRHARLEDSPIDPAEIEQKRKPFHIEDLTYRHVVSDVRNESNAVVICIMDTSGSMDTMKKYLARSYFFLLYQFISTKYRSVEIVFIAHHTEAREVTEEEFFHKAESGGTFISSGYQKALEIIEERYHPSLWNIYVFHCSDGDNFDSDNPAALRTAKQLAEVANLFGYGEIKPLGSRYYESSMLNLFRRLDADNFQTVVIERKEDIWPSFRAFLSKDRAKLSETSSA from the coding sequence TTGCCCGGCGCGATCTTCCGACCGTTCCGACACTCGGAAGCCGAGCGCAGCGACCGCAGCGCCGGCGACCGGCTCCGTCACCGCGAGAAGGTGCGCGAGTCGATCCGCGACAACATCGCCGACATCGTCGCGGAAGAGTCGATCATCGGGAAGAGCCGCGACAAGATCATCAAGGTTCCGATTCGCGGCGTTCGCGAGTACCGCTTCGTCTACGGCGACAACGCGCCCGGCGTCGGCCAGGGCGAGGGCGAGACCCAGCCCGGTCAGGTCATCGGCAAGGGCCAGAAGGAAGGACCCGGCGGCGACAAGGCCGGCGATCGCCCCGGGCAGGACTACTACGAGACCGACATCACGCTCGAGGAGCTCATCGACATCATGTTCGAGGACCTCGAGCTCCCCGACCTCGAGCGCCGCGCGCTGCGGCAGATTCCCGCGGAGCGCACGGCGAAGCGCAAGGGCTATCGTCAGGTCGGCATCCGGGTGCGCCTCGACAAGCGGCGCACGGCGCGCGAGCGCGTGAAGCGTCTTCTCGCGACGAAGCGCCACGCCCGGCTCGAGGACTCGCCGATCGATCCCGCCGAGATCGAGCAGAAGCGCAAGCCGTTCCACATCGAAGACCTGACGTACCGGCACGTCGTGAGCGACGTGCGCAACGAGTCCAACGCCGTCGTGATCTGCATCATGGACACGTCGGGCTCGATGGACACGATGAAGAAGTACCTGGCGCGCAGCTACTTCTTCCTGCTCTACCAGTTCATCTCCACCAAGTACCGCTCGGTCGAGATCGTGTTCATCGCGCACCACACCGAGGCGCGCGAGGTCACCGAGGAGGAGTTCTTCCACAAGGCGGAGTCGGGCGGGACGTTCATCTCGTCGGGCTACCAGAAGGCGCTCGAGATCATCGAGGAGCGCTACCACCCGTCGCTCTGGAACATCTACGTGTTCCACTGCTCCGACGGCGACAACTTCGACTCGGACAACCCGGCGGCGCTGCGCACCGCGAAGCAGCTCGCCGAGGTCGCGAACCTGTTCGGCTACGGCGAGATCAAGCCGCTCGGCTCGCGTTACTACGAGAGCTCGATGCTGAACCTCTTCCGCCGCCTCGACGCCGACAACTTCCAGACCGTGGTGATCGAGCGCAAGGAGGACATCTGGCCCTCCTTCCGCGCGTTCCTCTCCAAGGATCGGGCGAAGCTCAGCGAAACCTCGTCCGCCTGA
- the glp gene encoding gephyrin-like molybdotransferase Glp, giving the protein MVSVADAIEAVMSAVVPTPAEEVPVAEAGGRVLAQEVTAPLDIPPFENSQMDGFAVRSEDLVGASPSTPVGLHVIGTVPAGRAAQVAVGRGEALRIMTGAPLPQGADAVVKVEDTRVEGSLVEIRHAPARGEFVRPAGEDVRAGETVLRPGRALRAADVGLIASIGLPTVRVRTRPRVAILATGDELVPLGGTLGPGQIYNSNAYALAAAVREVGGTPTILGIVPDEPDAMRAAFASCASFDVILSTGGVSVGDFDFVKQIMDELGLERRFWQVAQKPGKPLTFAAQDGRLYFGLPGNPVSSLVCFTLYVAPALRRAMGLDAVFAPSVEVEMARSVRTARSLTELVRCTLEWRENGMLATPTGTQSSGVLRSLSLADCLVISPPGQEELAVGARPQALLLGQELALSPAHPFA; this is encoded by the coding sequence GTGGTTTCCGTCGCAGACGCCATCGAAGCCGTGATGTCCGCCGTCGTCCCGACCCCCGCCGAGGAGGTCCCGGTCGCGGAGGCCGGGGGGCGGGTCCTGGCCCAGGAGGTCACGGCGCCGTTGGACATCCCGCCGTTCGAGAACTCGCAGATGGACGGCTTCGCCGTCCGCAGCGAGGACCTGGTGGGGGCATCTCCCAGCACCCCGGTCGGCCTGCACGTGATCGGGACGGTGCCCGCGGGGCGGGCGGCCCAGGTCGCCGTCGGGCGGGGCGAGGCGCTGCGGATCATGACCGGCGCGCCGCTGCCGCAGGGCGCCGACGCCGTGGTCAAGGTCGAGGACACCCGCGTCGAGGGCTCGCTCGTCGAGATCCGGCACGCGCCGGCGCGCGGCGAGTTCGTCCGGCCGGCCGGCGAGGACGTGCGCGCCGGCGAGACGGTGCTGCGGCCGGGACGAGCGCTGCGCGCGGCGGACGTCGGGCTGATCGCCTCGATCGGGCTCCCGACGGTGCGCGTCCGGACGCGTCCCCGGGTCGCGATCCTCGCGACCGGCGACGAGCTCGTCCCGCTCGGCGGGACGCTCGGACCGGGGCAGATCTACAACTCGAACGCGTACGCGCTCGCCGCGGCGGTGCGCGAGGTCGGCGGGACGCCGACCATCCTCGGCATCGTGCCCGACGAGCCCGACGCGATGCGCGCGGCGTTCGCATCCTGCGCGAGCTTCGACGTGATCCTCTCGACCGGCGGCGTGTCGGTCGGCGACTTCGACTTCGTCAAGCAGATCATGGACGAGCTCGGGCTCGAGCGCCGCTTCTGGCAGGTCGCGCAGAAGCCGGGCAAGCCGCTCACCTTCGCGGCGCAGGACGGACGGCTCTACTTCGGCCTGCCCGGGAACCCGGTGTCGTCGCTGGTGTGCTTCACGCTCTACGTCGCGCCCGCGCTGCGTCGGGCGATGGGGCTCGACGCCGTGTTCGCGCCCTCGGTCGAGGTCGAGATGGCGCGCAGCGTGCGGACGGCGCGCAGCCTGACCGAGCTCGTGCGCTGCACGCTCGAGTGGCGCGAGAACGGCATGCTCGCGACGCCGACCGGGACGCAGAGCTCCGGCGTGCTGCGCTCGCTCTCGCTCGCCGACTGTCTGGTGATCAGCCCGCCGGGTCAGGAAGAGCTCGCGGTCGGGGCGCGGCCGCAGGCGCTGCTGCTCGGCCAGGAGCTGGCGCTCTCGCCCGCGCATCCCTTCGCGTAG
- a CDS encoding serine protein kinase — translation MASKDTFARIIQEDRAAHESKTWKGTFLDYLEKVREDPTIPKLAHARIYDIIMRAGCEDIQNTDDAGAKRLYKDEPLKVYNFFRDEFFGIEKTISQIVRYFHSASLKGEESRQVLYLMGPVGSGKSSLVERLQRGLEESEPFYAIAGSTMNEEPLQLIPKHLRKEFEKMLGVHIEGDVSPVTRFRLEHEFGGRYEEFPVELKYFSKRERVGIGVVPPVDPNNQDTSVLIGSEDISKLDVYSEGDPRVLDLNGALNVGNRGMVEFIEVFKNETEYLHAMITATQEKVIPAPGRHGMVYVDTVIIAHSNEAEWQKFKADHTNEAILDRIVVVKVPYNLRLSEEVKIYQKIIRNSDFRAHVAPHTLEMASMFAILSRLEPTAKCDLMTKLKLYNGEEVVEKGKTKKIDVRELRDEAKREGMSGISTRFIMKALDNALSDNVDGNCINPINVREALITMVKEADFADDERKRLLEFLQDVLHKEYLEILEKEITKAFVYSYQEQAESLFQNYLDHAEAFVNKTRVKDRNTKEELQPDEGFLKSIEEQIAIIGSAAEGFRQEVIAYLWAASRRGEKITYQSYEPLKEAIEKRLMTSVRDISRIITKARTRDEEQTQKYNAMVSNLLDNGYCESCVDVVLKYAANNLWKD, via the coding sequence ATGGCTAGCAAGGATACGTTCGCGAGGATCATCCAAGAAGATCGCGCCGCTCACGAGAGCAAAACCTGGAAAGGCACCTTCTTGGATTACCTCGAGAAGGTCCGCGAAGATCCCACCATTCCCAAGCTCGCCCACGCCAGAATCTACGACATCATCATGCGAGCCGGCTGCGAGGACATCCAGAACACCGACGACGCCGGCGCCAAACGGCTCTACAAAGACGAGCCGCTCAAGGTCTACAACTTCTTCCGCGACGAGTTCTTCGGAATCGAGAAGACGATCTCCCAGATCGTCCGCTACTTCCACTCCGCATCGCTCAAAGGCGAGGAGAGTCGACAGGTCCTCTACTTGATGGGCCCCGTGGGCTCCGGGAAGAGCTCGCTGGTCGAGCGGCTGCAGCGCGGCCTCGAGGAATCCGAGCCGTTCTACGCGATCGCCGGCTCGACGATGAACGAGGAGCCGCTGCAGCTCATCCCGAAGCATCTCCGCAAGGAGTTCGAGAAGATGCTCGGGGTGCACATCGAGGGCGACGTGTCGCCGGTGACGCGCTTCCGCCTCGAGCACGAGTTCGGCGGCCGCTACGAGGAGTTCCCGGTCGAGCTCAAGTACTTCTCGAAGCGCGAGCGCGTCGGCATCGGCGTGGTGCCGCCGGTCGATCCGAACAACCAGGACACCTCGGTGCTGATCGGCAGCGAGGACATTTCTAAGCTTGACGTCTACTCCGAGGGCGATCCGCGGGTGCTCGACCTGAACGGGGCGCTCAACGTCGGCAACCGCGGCATGGTCGAGTTCATCGAGGTGTTCAAGAACGAGACCGAGTACCTGCACGCGATGATCACGGCGACGCAGGAGAAGGTCATCCCCGCGCCCGGCCGCCACGGGATGGTCTACGTCGACACCGTCATCATCGCGCACTCGAACGAGGCCGAGTGGCAGAAGTTCAAGGCGGACCACACCAACGAGGCGATCCTCGACCGCATCGTCGTGGTGAAGGTGCCCTACAACCTGCGGCTGTCCGAGGAAGTGAAGATCTACCAGAAGATCATCCGCAACTCGGACTTCCGCGCCCACGTCGCGCCGCACACGCTCGAGATGGCGTCGATGTTCGCGATCCTGTCGCGTCTCGAGCCCACCGCGAAGTGCGACCTGATGACCAAGCTCAAGCTCTACAACGGCGAGGAGGTCGTCGAGAAGGGCAAGACCAAGAAGATCGACGTCCGCGAGCTGCGCGACGAAGCCAAGCGCGAGGGCATGAGCGGCATCTCGACGCGCTTCATCATGAAGGCGCTCGACAACGCGCTGTCGGACAACGTCGACGGCAACTGCATCAACCCGATCAACGTCCGCGAGGCGCTGATCACGATGGTGAAGGAAGCGGACTTCGCGGACGACGAGCGCAAGCGCCTGCTCGAGTTCCTGCAGGACGTCCTGCACAAGGAGTACCTCGAGATCCTCGAGAAGGAGATCACCAAGGCCTTCGTCTACTCGTACCAGGAGCAGGCGGAGTCGCTGTTCCAGAACTACCTCGACCACGCCGAAGCCTTCGTGAACAAGACGCGCGTCAAGGACCGCAACACGAAGGAGGAGCTGCAGCCGGACGAGGGCTTCCTCAAGTCGATCGAGGAGCAGATCGCGATCATCGGCTCGGCCGCGGAAGGCTTCCGCCAGGAGGTGATCGCGTACCTCTGGGCGGCCTCGCGACGCGGCGAGAAGATCACCTACCAGAGCTACGAGCCGCTCAAGGAGGCGATCGAGAAGCGGCTGATGACGTCGGTGCGCGACATCTCGCGCATCATCACCAAGGCCCGCACCCGCGACGAAGAGCAGACGCAGAAGTACAACGCGATGGTCTCGAACCTGCTCGACAACGGCTACTGCGAGAGCTGCGTCGACGTCGTGCTCAAGTACGCGGCCAACAACCTCTGGAAGGACTGA
- a CDS encoding leucyl aminopeptidase: protein MDIKRVSEPAERVRADLLAVPLVAGAPTSREISALDAATGGRLLREVRRRSADPAKQGTVSVYQTHGEMRADLIAVIGVGRADGQTLPPDAWRRFGGQAVEAARSARAKTLAISVGAAGGAAVGAAAEGALLAAYQMNGFKSSRTPFQVERCLLAGVASSREAQRALERAQVVAEATCFARDLINGPAETITPDHLGRVAKRLGREHGLKVRVLEPADMRRLGMGAILAVGRGSRNEPRVIELIHRPNGGRVRAGAGPVALVGKGITFDSGGLSLKPPGSMEIQKRDMSGGAAVLGAMRAIAQLRPAIEVRGYIAAAENMPDGRAYRPGDVLRTFTGKTVEVLNTDAEGRLVLADALGWAASGGSTRQSKPRWIVDLATLTGAVTTALGRSVAGIMGSDEALVRRLIEVGKETGEPMWELPLVEDYMSALESPIADLKNTGDGTAGTIFGGLFLREFVGGLPWAHLDIAAVAYTDKPRPYVPRGAVGWGVRTLVALIEKEASRA from the coding sequence ATGGACATCAAACGCGTCAGCGAGCCGGCGGAGCGCGTGCGCGCCGACCTGCTCGCGGTCCCGCTCGTCGCAGGTGCGCCGACGTCGCGCGAGATTTCTGCACTTGACGCCGCGACCGGCGGGCGCTTGCTGCGCGAAGTGCGCCGTCGCTCGGCGGACCCTGCGAAGCAGGGCACCGTGTCCGTCTACCAGACGCACGGCGAGATGCGGGCGGATCTGATCGCGGTGATCGGCGTCGGGCGCGCCGACGGCCAGACGCTGCCGCCCGACGCGTGGCGCCGCTTCGGCGGGCAGGCGGTCGAGGCCGCGCGCTCGGCGCGCGCCAAGACGCTCGCGATCTCGGTCGGCGCGGCGGGCGGCGCCGCCGTGGGCGCGGCCGCCGAGGGCGCGCTGCTCGCGGCCTACCAGATGAACGGGTTCAAGAGCTCGCGGACGCCGTTTCAGGTCGAGCGCTGCCTGCTCGCGGGCGTCGCGTCGAGCCGCGAGGCGCAGCGCGCGCTCGAGCGCGCGCAGGTCGTGGCCGAGGCGACCTGCTTCGCGCGCGACCTGATCAACGGTCCGGCCGAGACCATCACGCCGGACCACCTCGGGCGCGTCGCGAAGCGCCTCGGCCGCGAGCACGGCTTGAAGGTGCGCGTCCTCGAGCCCGCCGACATGCGCCGCCTCGGCATGGGCGCGATCCTCGCGGTCGGACGCGGCAGCCGGAACGAGCCGCGCGTGATCGAGCTGATCCATCGTCCCAACGGGGGACGCGTGCGCGCCGGCGCCGGTCCGGTCGCGCTCGTCGGCAAGGGGATCACCTTCGACTCGGGCGGCTTGTCGCTCAAGCCGCCGGGCAGCATGGAGATCCAGAAGCGCGACATGTCCGGCGGCGCCGCGGTGCTGGGCGCGATGCGCGCGATCGCGCAGCTCCGTCCGGCGATCGAGGTGCGCGGCTACATCGCGGCGGCGGAGAACATGCCGGACGGTCGCGCGTACCGTCCCGGCGACGTGCTGCGCACGTTCACCGGCAAGACGGTCGAGGTGCTCAACACCGACGCCGAAGGCCGGCTCGTGCTCGCCGACGCGCTCGGCTGGGCGGCGAGCGGCGGCTCGACGCGGCAGAGCAAGCCGCGCTGGATCGTCGACCTCGCGACCTTGACGGGCGCGGTGACGACCGCGCTCGGACGCAGCGTCGCGGGCATCATGGGCAGCGACGAGGCGCTCGTGCGCCGCCTCATCGAGGTCGGCAAGGAGACCGGCGAGCCGATGTGGGAGCTGCCGCTGGTCGAGGACTACATGTCGGCGCTCGAGAGCCCGATCGCCGACCTGAAGAACACCGGCGACGGCACGGCCGGGACGATCTTCGGCGGCCTGTTCCTGCGCGAGTTCGTCGGCGGGCTGCCGTGGGCCCACCTCGACATCGCGGCGGTCGCGTACACCGACAAGCCGCGCCCGTACGTGCCCCGCGGCGCGGTGGGGTGGGGCGTGCGCACGCTGGTCGCGCTGATCGAGAAGGAGGCGTCGCGAGCCTGA
- a CDS encoding zinc ribbon domain-containing protein: MPIYEYRCRSCRRRVQVLTLRVSEQPDAVCDRCGSRELDRLMSRFAVARSEESRLDALGDPSQLAGLDENDPRSIARWMRKMGKELGDEVAGPEFDEMIDELEAGGDLSGDDGGDDAGPSSDTVAEAGGADDVSDL; the protein is encoded by the coding sequence ATGCCGATCTACGAATACCGCTGCCGCTCGTGCCGTCGCCGCGTGCAGGTCCTCACGCTGCGCGTCAGCGAGCAGCCCGACGCCGTCTGCGACCGCTGCGGGAGCCGCGAGCTCGACCGGTTGATGTCGCGCTTCGCGGTCGCGCGCTCCGAAGAGAGCCGGCTCGACGCGCTCGGCGACCCGTCGCAGCTCGCCGGGCTCGACGAGAACGACCCGCGGAGCATCGCGCGCTGGATGCGCAAGATGGGCAAGGAGCTCGGCGACGAGGTCGCCGGACCCGAGTTCGACGAGATGATCGACGAGCTCGAAGCCGGCGGCGACCTGTCGGGCGACGACGGCGGCGACGACGCCGGCCCGTCGAGCGATACCGTCGCCGAGGCGGGCGGCGCCGACGACGTCAGCGACCTCTAG
- a CDS encoding ATP-binding protein, whose product MRRAGSRYLAEQWLNVLESLDDGLIVLNRDQTLEFMNEGAAQLTGLSAVQSVGQHASKLFAANPWLIDLLQATRASGVRNVRGDASLVSRHGGKRPVRAAATLLVDDDGREVGSLVTLHDLSYQRELESRTREADRLNQLEILLAGLAHEIKNPLSGMRGAAQLLSSNPPDPHRMRECTQIILGEIDRLNSLMAQLLDLTGPPRLERRGVNIHEIIDRVIAIEGAGRGGRLNFVRAFDPSLPNVLGDAGRLTQVLLNLVRNAVDVSPPGGTITITTRMETSYYVAGANGREQFLSLDVSDQGPGIAPENLGRIFSPFFTTKDGGTGLGLAISQRIISEHGGVLRVKSEPGVGSIFTVTLPVDRGSSHA is encoded by the coding sequence ATGCGACGGGCAGGATCACGCTACCTTGCCGAGCAATGGCTCAACGTCCTCGAGAGCCTCGATGACGGCCTGATCGTCCTCAACCGCGATCAGACGCTCGAGTTCATGAACGAGGGCGCCGCGCAGCTGACCGGTCTGTCCGCCGTGCAGTCCGTCGGTCAGCACGCGAGCAAGCTGTTCGCGGCCAACCCCTGGCTGATCGACCTCCTGCAGGCGACCCGCGCCTCCGGGGTGCGCAACGTCCGCGGCGACGCGTCGCTGGTCAGCCGGCACGGCGGCAAGCGTCCGGTCCGCGCCGCCGCGACGCTGCTCGTCGACGACGACGGCCGTGAGGTCGGCAGCCTCGTCACCCTGCACGACCTCAGCTACCAGCGCGAGCTCGAGTCCCGCACGCGCGAGGCCGACCGGCTGAACCAGCTCGAGATCCTGCTCGCGGGGCTCGCCCACGAGATCAAGAACCCGCTCTCCGGCATGCGCGGCGCAGCCCAGCTCCTGTCGAGCAACCCGCCCGATCCGCACCGCATGCGGGAGTGCACCCAGATCATCCTCGGCGAGATCGACCGGCTGAACAGCCTGATGGCGCAGCTGCTCGACCTCACCGGACCGCCACGCCTCGAGCGGCGCGGCGTCAACATCCACGAGATCATCGACCGCGTGATCGCGATCGAGGGCGCCGGACGCGGCGGACGGCTGAACTTCGTCCGCGCCTTCGACCCCAGCCTGCCGAACGTGCTCGGCGACGCCGGACGTCTCACGCAGGTGTTGCTCAACCTCGTGCGCAACGCGGTCGACGTGTCGCCCCCCGGCGGCACCATCACCATCACGACGCGCATGGAGACGTCGTACTACGTCGCCGGCGCGAACGGACGGGAGCAGTTCCTGTCGCTCGACGTGAGCGACCAGGGGCCCGGCATCGCGCCCGAGAACCTCGGGCGCATCTTCTCACCCTTCTTCACGACCAAGGATGGCGGGACCGGGCTCGGGCTGGCGATCAGCCAGCGCATCATCAGCGAGCACGGCGGCGTCCTGCGCGTCAAATCGGAGCCCGGCGTCGGGTCGATCTTCACCGTGACGCTTCCCGTCGACCGGGGCAGCAGCCATGCCTGA
- a CDS encoding SpoVR family protein encodes MPDYSIADLEMWDERIREKADEFGLDVYPQEFEICDHNEMLGYMAYSGMPSHYPHWSYGKAYEKLKTLYDYGVSGLPYEMVINSNPALAYLMRDNTLCLQILTIAHVYGHNDFFKNNFNFQQTRAEFTIGTFKAHAQRVRSYIEDPSIGLDRVEQILDAAHALSLQMRRNRAVRKLSDEEERERLLQAAQPRPDPFYKIHRPVEYQAPNLRRVPASPEEDLLLFIRDHNPYLEEWEKDLLTIVHEEACYFLPQIETKIMNEGWASYWHREILNALELPPDLHLEFLVRHNQVVRPHPGGLNPYHIGLKVWDEIKRLHDEPTDEELRAGFRPTMSGRRAMFAAREADRDVSFLRRFLSEKLMQELDLFQYEQRNEDYVVTKVSDKESWREVKETLLKNIGTGTIPVIKITDADFGGNRTLYMVHEHDGRDLLLEYAERTLQHLHRLWGREVALETFINGKKTLLTFSEQGFTTKTLK; translated from the coding sequence ATGCCGGACTACTCGATCGCCGATCTCGAGATGTGGGACGAACGCATCCGCGAGAAGGCGGACGAGTTCGGTCTCGACGTCTACCCGCAAGAGTTCGAGATCTGCGACCACAACGAGATGCTCGGGTACATGGCGTACTCGGGCATGCCGTCGCACTACCCGCACTGGTCCTACGGCAAGGCCTACGAGAAGCTGAAGACCCTCTACGACTACGGCGTCTCCGGGCTGCCGTACGAGATGGTCATCAACTCGAACCCCGCCCTCGCCTACCTGATGCGGGACAACACGCTGTGCCTGCAGATCCTGACCATCGCGCACGTCTACGGGCACAACGACTTCTTCAAGAACAACTTCAACTTCCAGCAGACGCGCGCCGAGTTCACGATCGGCACCTTCAAGGCGCACGCGCAGCGCGTGCGCTCGTACATCGAGGACCCGTCGATCGGCCTCGACCGCGTCGAGCAGATCCTCGACGCCGCGCACGCGCTATCGCTGCAGATGCGGCGCAACCGCGCGGTGCGCAAGCTCAGCGACGAGGAGGAGCGCGAGCGTCTGCTGCAGGCGGCGCAGCCGCGTCCCGACCCGTTTTACAAGATCCACCGGCCGGTCGAGTACCAGGCGCCCAACCTGCGCCGCGTGCCGGCGTCGCCGGAGGAGGACCTGCTCCTCTTCATCCGCGACCACAACCCCTACCTCGAGGAGTGGGAGAAGGATCTGCTCACGATCGTGCACGAGGAAGCCTGCTACTTCCTGCCGCAGATCGAGACCAAGATCATGAACGAGGGCTGGGCCTCGTACTGGCACCGCGAGATCCTGAACGCGCTCGAGCTGCCGCCCGACCTGCACCTCGAGTTCCTCGTGCGCCACAACCAGGTCGTGCGCCCGCACCCGGGCGGGCTGAACCCGTACCACATCGGCCTCAAGGTGTGGGACGAGATCAAGCGCCTGCACGACGAGCCGACCGACGAGGAGCTGCGCGCCGGCTTCCGTCCGACGATGAGCGGACGCCGCGCGATGTTCGCCGCGCGCGAGGCCGACCGCGACGTGTCCTTCCTGCGCCGCTTCCTGAGCGAGAAGCTGATGCAGGAGCTCGACCTCTTCCAGTACGAGCAGCGCAACGAGGACTACGTCGTCACCAAGGTGTCGGACAAGGAAAGCTGGCGCGAGGTCAAGGAGACCCTGCTCAAGAACATCGGCACCGGCACGATTCCGGTGATCAAGATCACCGACGCCGACTTCGGCGGCAATCGCACGCTCTACATGGTACACGAGCACGACGGCCGCGACCTGCTGCTGGAGTACGCGGAGCGCACCCTGCAGCACCTGCACCGTCTGTGGGGTCGCGAGGTCGCGCTCGAGACCTTCATCAATGGAAAGAAGACGCTGCTCACGTTCTCGGAGCAGGGCTTCACGACCAAGACGCTGAAGTAA
- a CDS encoding 3-hydroxyacyl-CoA dehydrogenase — translation MNIKDCVALVTGGASGLGAATVENIVANGGRAMILDRENSQGAELAKRLGDAARFVAADVTSEEQVRAAVAATVDAFGKLNVAVNCAGVGVAAKTVSKRGPFPLELFAKCVEVNLIGTFNVIRLAAEQMTKNEPNADGERGVIVNTASVAAFEGQIGQAAYSASKGGVVGMTLPIARDLASYGIRVMTIAPGLFNTPMLALMPEEGRRKLGAQVPFPPRLGEPPEFAAMVRAIIEIPMLNGETIRLDGGIRMQPS, via the coding sequence GTGAACATCAAGGATTGCGTGGCGCTCGTCACGGGCGGCGCTTCGGGACTCGGTGCGGCGACGGTCGAGAACATCGTCGCGAACGGCGGTCGAGCGATGATCCTCGATCGCGAGAACTCGCAGGGCGCGGAGCTCGCGAAGCGTCTCGGTGATGCCGCGCGCTTCGTCGCGGCCGACGTGACGAGCGAAGAGCAGGTGCGCGCCGCGGTCGCGGCGACGGTGGATGCCTTCGGCAAGCTGAACGTCGCGGTGAACTGCGCGGGCGTCGGCGTCGCGGCGAAGACCGTCAGCAAGCGTGGTCCGTTCCCGCTCGAGCTGTTCGCGAAGTGCGTCGAAGTCAATCTCATCGGCACCTTCAACGTCATCCGACTCGCCGCCGAGCAGATGACGAAGAACGAGCCCAACGCCGACGGCGAGCGCGGCGTGATCGTCAACACCGCGTCGGTCGCCGCGTTCGAGGGACAGATCGGGCAGGCGGCGTACTCGGCGTCGAAGGGCGGCGTCGTCGGCATGACGCTGCCGATCGCGCGCGACCTCGCGTCGTACGGCATCCGCGTGATGACGATCGCGCCCGGCTTGTTCAACACGCCGATGCTCGCGCTCATGCCCGAAGAGGGACGGCGCAAGCTCGGCGCGCAGGTGCCGTTCCCGCCGCGTCTCGGCGAGCCGCCCGAGTTCGCCGCGATGGTGCGCGCGATCATCGAGATTCCCATGCTCAACGGTGAGACCATCCGCCTCGACGGCGGCATCCGGATGCAGCCGAGTTGA